One Longimicrobiales bacterium DNA window includes the following coding sequences:
- a CDS encoding c-type cytochrome, with the protein MQDIRSPRALLVAVLTSVFVIVGCGSSDAPSGDLEPQVGNSATATESADVPLVPAEAGFDQVNAVVKDPARDPLPEDSLLAAQIRLGFQIFENTPQHAPQFVGNDLSCGNCHLNAGQRFRALPLTGITATFPEPRRREGRLFSIEDRIRGCFLRSMNGEAPPYDSPELLAISAYISWLSEGQPIGTSPEWRGQNVIAQADLVSIDQLDPAHGRELYGRHCIACHGPDGQGVDFQIVKPGPLWGPRSWNDGAGAARVYTLAGYIRYAMPLTQPGVLSDEEAQHVAAYINAQERPVYLAKADDYPGGAPIDAVYYPRYPENPLRARLQMPGGTNSR; encoded by the coding sequence ATGCAAGACATCCGGTCTCCCCGCGCCCTCCTGGTCGCCGTACTGACCAGCGTCTTCGTCATCGTCGGGTGCGGCAGCAGCGACGCACCCTCTGGTGATCTGGAACCGCAGGTGGGTAACTCCGCCACCGCGACCGAGTCGGCCGATGTGCCGCTGGTGCCCGCAGAGGCCGGTTTCGACCAGGTGAATGCTGTGGTGAAGGACCCCGCACGAGATCCGCTGCCGGAGGATTCACTTCTGGCTGCGCAGATCCGGCTCGGGTTTCAGATCTTCGAGAACACGCCGCAACACGCCCCGCAGTTTGTGGGGAACGACCTTTCCTGCGGCAACTGCCACCTGAACGCCGGGCAGCGATTCCGTGCCCTGCCCCTCACTGGTATCACGGCTACCTTTCCGGAGCCACGCCGTAGGGAGGGTCGGCTCTTCAGCATCGAGGACAGAATCCGCGGCTGTTTCCTCCGCAGCATGAATGGCGAAGCCCCGCCGTACGACAGTCCTGAGCTGCTTGCCATCTCCGCCTACATCTCCTGGCTTTCCGAGGGACAGCCGATCGGAACGTCGCCGGAGTGGCGCGGGCAGAACGTGATTGCACAGGCCGATCTGGTCTCCATTGATCAACTCGACCCTGCACACGGCCGGGAACTCTACGGTCGGCACTGCATAGCGTGCCACGGACCTGATGGTCAGGGAGTGGACTTCCAGATCGTGAAGCCCGGCCCGCTCTGGGGTCCCCGCTCCTGGAACGACGGCGCCGGCGCCGCACGGGTCTACACCCTGGCCGGATACATCCGCTACGCCATGCCGCTCACCCAGCCTGGCGTTCTCAGCGACGAGGAAGCGCAGCACGTAGCGGCCTACATCAACGCGCAAGAGCGGCCAGTATACCTCGCCAAGGCAGACGACTATCCGGGGGGTGCGCCAATCGACGCAGTTTATTACCCGCGGTACCCGGAGAATCCTCTGCGTGCCAGGCTGCAGATGCCGGGCGGCACGAATAGCCGGTAA
- a CDS encoding carboxypeptidase regulatory-like domain-containing protein, with protein MKRLSLSAFHAACLLAVSGTAASAQSLVVEVTGAESGNALAGAFVSLLDENGRVMRSALTNEAGRSLFLTPGGGRYQLTVELVGRQTHSTGILSVAAEETRRLAVSLVFQPIALAEIRVDPDQRCRLRPADAMAISQVWESARQALAVQAWTEGAGVYRLDISTYDRDLDATGRKVERETRRGRSRVTRAPFASLPPEELVSGGFIRTLEDGGHEYYGADAALLLSDVFLDTHCFRLERSRDVPGAIGLAFEPVRTHDLPDIAGTLWVDEATAHLRFLEYSYTRSPYEEARGLAGGRVDFVALPGGAWIIERWWIRAPILVRQANLARAGDSGIRVAGIRETGGEVIGISDSRQTIARTARGSVRGVVWDSTRATPLADATVLLAGTEYSAQTDSAGRFVIDGLPNGVFTAQFSHGRLDSLHIGSPEAEVEVTAARSADVQLAIPSEAAILLAACFAEKQDAPGSVVSGVVTDRKRGGAIPGATVRVQWQEVETAGTRMQARNEWLDVTTDEDGLYVACGVPVDELVHVHASLLTYGSDSVAVGFDAPAHRKIDLQIDLPAAVAARSGIAATERATGAQGIQGVLLERESGAVVRDAEVTIRSLSGELVATGLSDDGGHFRLPTPTPGRYLVTVSSLGYRSLDGEPIDVSAGKLTILEIRMVPQALALEPLVVTAEPRAYHLEVEGFYRRMEGGLGRFITPEVFEERRPRRSSDLLFGLPGVNVADPTTGSGGRAVYFRSGVRASSFSGGTLTAADVCWPMIYINRQLVSTGGLGGAGAEPTALDDLVATADVWALEVYRSPAEIPAEFNGPNAGCGVIVLWTRRSGS; from the coding sequence ATGAAACGCCTCAGTCTTTCGGCCTTCCACGCCGCCTGCCTGCTAGCCGTGTCCGGCACCGCAGCCTCCGCGCAGTCACTCGTCGTTGAAGTAACTGGAGCCGAATCGGGAAACGCTCTCGCGGGCGCGTTCGTCTCACTGCTCGATGAAAACGGCCGGGTGATGCGCAGCGCCCTGACGAACGAGGCGGGGCGCTCACTGTTCCTGACTCCCGGTGGCGGCAGGTACCAGCTCACCGTCGAGCTGGTCGGCAGGCAGACGCATTCGACAGGAATCCTCTCCGTCGCTGCTGAAGAGACCCGCAGGCTTGCCGTATCCCTGGTGTTCCAGCCGATCGCGCTCGCGGAGATTCGCGTCGATCCCGATCAGCGCTGCCGGCTCCGTCCGGCGGACGCGATGGCGATCTCGCAGGTATGGGAGTCGGCGCGTCAGGCGCTCGCCGTGCAGGCCTGGACCGAAGGGGCCGGAGTCTATCGTCTCGATATCTCGACCTATGATCGAGATCTCGACGCCACCGGCAGAAAGGTGGAGCGGGAAACCCGTCGGGGCAGGTCACGTGTTACCCGGGCTCCGTTCGCGAGTCTGCCGCCCGAGGAGCTCGTCTCGGGCGGCTTCATCCGGACGCTGGAGGACGGCGGGCACGAGTACTACGGGGCAGATGCCGCGCTGCTCCTGTCGGACGTGTTTCTGGACACGCACTGCTTCCGGCTGGAGCGCTCACGCGACGTGCCGGGCGCGATCGGGCTGGCCTTCGAGCCGGTGCGCACGCACGATCTGCCCGACATCGCAGGGACACTCTGGGTCGATGAGGCAACGGCTCACCTCCGTTTCCTCGAGTACAGCTACACCCGGTCTCCGTACGAGGAGGCGCGCGGTCTGGCGGGAGGACGCGTGGATTTCGTGGCCCTCCCGGGCGGCGCGTGGATCATCGAGCGCTGGTGGATCCGCGCTCCGATCCTGGTCCGGCAGGCGAATCTCGCGCGCGCCGGCGATTCCGGAATTCGAGTCGCGGGGATCCGCGAGACTGGTGGCGAGGTCATCGGCATCTCCGACTCACGGCAGACGATCGCACGTACCGCCCGTGGGTCGGTCCGCGGAGTGGTATGGGACAGCACGCGGGCGACACCGCTCGCTGACGCAACCGTCCTGCTCGCCGGTACGGAGTACAGCGCACAGACCGACAGCGCCGGCAGGTTCGTGATCGACGGTCTACCGAACGGCGTCTTCACGGCACAGTTCTCCCATGGGCGCCTCGACTCGCTGCATATCGGCTCTCCGGAAGCGGAAGTGGAAGTCACAGCCGCACGCTCTGCAGACGTGCAGCTGGCCATACCCTCCGAAGCGGCCATCCTGCTCGCCGCCTGCTTTGCAGAGAAGCAGGACGCGCCCGGCTCGGTTGTTTCTGGCGTGGTAACCGACAGAAAGCGCGGCGGCGCGATACCCGGTGCGACGGTCCGCGTGCAGTGGCAGGAGGTCGAGACTGCCGGCACGCGCATGCAGGCGCGCAACGAGTGGCTGGACGTTACGACGGACGAGGACGGACTCTACGTCGCCTGCGGCGTGCCCGTCGATGAGCTCGTGCATGTTCACGCATCGTTACTCACCTATGGCAGCGATTCGGTGGCGGTGGGTTTCGACGCTCCCGCTCATCGGAAGATCGACCTGCAGATCGACCTGCCGGCGGCCGTCGCGGCCCGGAGCGGAATTGCCGCCACGGAAAGGGCAACGGGCGCACAGGGCATCCAGGGCGTACTGCTGGAACGCGAATCCGGTGCTGTCGTCCGCGACGCCGAGGTCACGATCCGGAGTCTCTCGGGTGAGTTGGTAGCGACCGGGCTGTCGGACGATGGAGGCCACTTCCGCCTGCCGACTCCTACACCCGGTCGCTATCTCGTCACCGTCAGCTCACTGGGATATCGAAGTCTGGACGGCGAGCCCATCGACGTTTCGGCGGGCAAGCTGACGATTCTCGAGATCCGAATGGTGCCGCAGGCGCTGGCGCTCGAGCCGCTCGTCGTCACCGCCGAGCCGCGTGCGTACCACCTGGAGGTTGAGGGGTTCTACAGGCGGATGGAGGGAGGGCTTGGAAGATTCATTACTCCCGAAGTGTTCGAAGAGCGACGGCCGCGCCGCTCGAGCGATCTGCTGTTCGGTTTACCAGGTGTCAACGTCGCAGATCCCACCACGGGGTCGGGCGGGCGGGCGGTCTACTTCCGGAGCGGTGTACGTGCCAGTTCATTCTCCGGCGGCACATTGACGGCGGCGGATGTCTGCTGGCCGATGATCTACATCAATCGACAGCTCGTCTCCACGGGCGGACTGGGCGGCGCAGGCGCGGAGCCGACGGCCTTGGATGATCTGGTCGCTACTGCCGACGTCTGGGCGCTCGAAGTGTACCGATCTCCGGCTGAAATCCCAGCGGAGTTCAACGGTCCGAACGCCGGCTGCGGTGTCATCGTGCTCTGGACCCGCAGGAGCGGTTCCTGA
- a CDS encoding response regulator, which produces MNTQLVLVVDPDLDARRILSAFLEHAGYQVEQAAEAAAGLKAARQLRPAVIVGEHPLPLESGEPLCVAIHSDPAIRHIPFVAVTAHAMRTEVEDATATHDMVFTKPLDYAAVVQAIRDVAARAR; this is translated from the coding sequence GTGAACACTCAGCTGGTGCTCGTCGTTGATCCGGACCTCGACGCGAGACGCATCCTGTCCGCGTTCCTCGAGCACGCCGGATATCAGGTGGAACAGGCCGCCGAGGCCGCTGCCGGCCTGAAGGCTGCCCGGCAGCTCCGCCCTGCCGTGATCGTGGGCGAGCATCCGCTGCCCCTCGAGAGTGGAGAACCGCTCTGTGTGGCCATCCATTCGGACCCGGCCATCCGACACATCCCGTTCGTTGCTGTGACGGCCCATGCCATGCGGACGGAAGTCGAGGACGCGACCGCCACGCATGACATGGTGTTCACGAAACCGCTCGATTATGCCGCGGTGGTGCAGGCGATCAGGGACGTCGCGGCGCGCGCCCGGTAG
- a CDS encoding PadR family transcriptional regulator, protein MERRRGELLQGTLELLVLKTLSLEPTHGWGIGQRIQQISRDVFQVNQGSIYPALQRMVTKGWLESEWRLTENGRRARYYRLTAKGRKQLQSEQREWERSSGAVNWILRAQPEGGRT, encoded by the coding sequence ATGGAAAGGCGACGTGGGGAGCTTCTTCAGGGGACGTTGGAACTGCTCGTGCTGAAGACGCTCTCGCTCGAGCCGACGCACGGCTGGGGCATTGGACAGCGCATCCAGCAGATTTCGCGAGACGTGTTCCAGGTGAATCAGGGCTCCATCTATCCGGCGCTGCAGCGGATGGTGACGAAGGGCTGGCTGGAGTCGGAGTGGCGGCTGACGGAGAACGGGCGGCGCGCGCGGTACTATCGGCTGACTGCGAAAGGGCGAAAGCAGCTGCAGAGCGAGCAGCGCGAGTGGGAGCGCTCTTCGGGCGCGGTGAACTGGATCCTGCGCGCTCAGCCGGAAGGTGGCCGCACATGA
- a CDS encoding DinB family protein translates to MTRIPARFICTATMIAMLPALPASLRAQAAPAPAAAAADDAMRTELLMHFDMSMRKFIALAEAMPADKFTWSPGEGVMEVGHVFMHVARYNYAYPSQNMGVAAPAGIDLGSMEAVRAKEQVVRALEQSQTYVRDAVSSMTSADLAQMTQLYGRDVQRYAVLVQLVAHMNEHLGQSIAYARMNGIVPPWSR, encoded by the coding sequence ATGACCAGAATACCCGCGCGTTTCATTTGCACCGCCACAATGATAGCCATGCTCCCTGCACTCCCCGCCTCCCTCCGCGCCCAGGCAGCCCCTGCGCCGGCCGCGGCCGCCGCGGACGACGCGATGCGCACGGAGCTGCTCATGCACTTCGACATGTCCATGCGCAAGTTCATCGCGCTGGCAGAGGCGATGCCGGCGGACAAGTTCACGTGGTCGCCGGGCGAGGGCGTGATGGAAGTGGGTCACGTGTTCATGCACGTGGCGCGTTACAACTATGCGTATCCGAGTCAGAACATGGGCGTCGCCGCGCCGGCGGGGATCGACCTCGGCAGCATGGAAGCGGTGCGTGCGAAGGAGCAGGTGGTACGTGCGCTCGAACAGTCACAGACGTACGTGCGCGATGCTGTGTCGTCCATGACGAGCGCGGATCTCGCGCAGATGACACAGCTCTACGGCCGTGACGTTCAGCGGTACGCCGTGCTCGTCCAGCTGGTCGCGCACATGAACGAGCATCTCGGCCAGTCTATCGCGTACGCCCGCATGAACGGAATCGTCCCGCCCTGGTCGAGGTGA
- a CDS encoding ChaN family lipoprotein — protein MNVQMTILTVAVLLLPSTTQAQVATPADTVYAPGEYRVYTGSGARATIDDIVRAMASQQVVFIGETHDDPTGHMLELELLRRATAAYGDAAAAKRPVALSLEFFERDAQLPLDEYLAGLIPESTFRTDARPWPRYQSDYRPLVEFSREHGLHVIAANAPRRYVSMVARNGREALSGVGEEALQFLPPLPFPPASAAYRDQWISTISAVMELEGMKCGVPVEHAAAPAGSHQNMGNQLDSQVLWDAAMAHSISRYLASEPSALVLHMVGGFHVERGTGTPEQLAHYMPGARSMVVMLRPVDDVATFEPAPQGEWGDFVIQTDRARTLEAIECRQFHAERAK, from the coding sequence ATGAATGTTCAAATGACGATCCTGACCGTGGCTGTGCTGCTCCTGCCCTCCACGACGCAGGCACAGGTCGCAACACCGGCGGACACGGTTTATGCGCCGGGTGAGTACCGTGTCTATACGGGCTCCGGCGCGCGGGCCACCATCGACGACATCGTGCGGGCGATGGCATCGCAGCAGGTCGTGTTCATAGGTGAGACGCACGACGATCCAACGGGTCACATGCTCGAGCTCGAGTTGCTGCGACGCGCGACTGCGGCCTACGGTGACGCCGCTGCGGCGAAGCGGCCTGTGGCGCTCTCGCTCGAGTTCTTCGAGCGCGACGCACAGCTCCCGCTGGACGAATACCTCGCAGGTCTGATTCCGGAATCGACCTTCCGCACGGATGCCCGGCCGTGGCCTCGATACCAGAGCGACTACCGTCCCCTGGTGGAGTTCTCCCGGGAGCACGGGCTGCACGTGATCGCGGCGAATGCGCCGCGCCGGTACGTGAGCATGGTCGCGCGCAACGGCCGCGAGGCGCTGAGCGGTGTCGGGGAGGAGGCCTTGCAGTTCCTGCCGCCTCTGCCCTTCCCCCCGGCCTCGGCGGCATACCGGGACCAGTGGATCTCGACCATCTCGGCCGTCATGGAGCTGGAGGGAATGAAGTGCGGCGTACCTGTCGAGCACGCCGCCGCGCCGGCCGGATCGCATCAGAACATGGGCAATCAGCTGGACAGCCAGGTACTGTGGGATGCGGCCATGGCGCATTCCATTTCCCGGTATCTCGCCAGCGAACCGTCCGCCCTCGTACTGCACATGGTCGGCGGCTTTCACGTGGAGCGCGGTACGGGCACGCCGGAGCAGCTGGCGCATTACATGCCTGGCGCACGCTCGATGGTCGTGATGCTGCGCCCCGTCGACGACGTGGCGACGTTCGAGCCTGCGCCGCAGGGCGAATGGGGCGACTTCGTCATTCAGACCGACAGAGCGCGCACGCTCGAGGCCATCGAGTGCCGCCAGTTCCACGCTGAACGCGCGAAGTAG
- a CDS encoding ECF-type sigma factor translates to MSISPIEGRQTRADEVLALDEALNRLAELDPRQARMVECRFFGGLTDSEIAKALGVSVPTVQRDWRAARAWLAGPLSDEVET, encoded by the coding sequence ATGTCCATCTCGCCGATCGAGGGCCGGCAGACGCGGGCGGACGAGGTGCTCGCACTCGATGAGGCACTGAACCGGCTCGCGGAGCTGGACCCACGACAGGCCCGCATGGTGGAGTGCCGGTTTTTCGGCGGCCTCACGGATTCCGAGATCGCCAAGGCGCTCGGCGTGTCCGTTCCCACCGTCCAGCGCGACTGGCGCGCGGCGCGCGCATGGCTCGCCGGTCCCCTGAGTGATGAGGTGGAGACATGA
- a CDS encoding ADOP family duplicated permease, whose amino-acid sequence MIMRLKQLLTRAPSDSELDEELEFHIAMECKRLERDGVAPAEARRLARVAFGGYDRVVEETRDARGAAWIENAWRDVRFAARGLARNPGFTLVAVLTLAIGIGATTAVFSLANVLLIRPVPGVRAPDELVVVQLSPERGLITGISHANIEDLRAGAPALSGLAGYTPRTMQARASEGAPFEVDAAIVEGDYFEVLGLEPREGRWFTAAERAPGAAGDVVVISERFRSSRLGGAEGVVGDRLHLNAASYTIVGVAPAGFHGTERTSATDVWLPPAAYGRMWHRPVDASDRRASIFTELVGRLAPRATPAHAEQQLRAIMAALVERYPDVNADYVENLPTVYPGIGVPVGVRPETTRTIRLLFGIVAVLLLIACANVANLLLFRGVSRRGETAVRRALGASGTRLAQQHMAEGLLLSLLGGAAGVVVAVALSVAFQGQGLPGLPAIDSIALDWRVITFAFSGAVFTGVLFTLAPALGALRMKLTDAMSATGRSASGDGARLRGALTVLQVAASLALLVGALLLVRTVQNLRGVERGLDPEAVLAYGYDPSPQGHDSESARVLRRRLLEDVAALPGITSATIASFLPVPGDRMLARLSVPGSDDAPVVAASFDVSAEYFTTLGTRIVAGRAFTTAEQYDLPAAGRGVVLGAATARALFGDGEAVGRLVDVHGFTGTTQQPVIGVAEDVRLNARDDVVPAVYQPLGAAGMSLGYVLVRSRLPPAQTERVIADALERIDPGIPLFHAESLGAGFRRAIAEERLLARLLGLFAALAVALAAIGLYGVVAYGVARRRREIGIRMALGAQAATVVRMVARQSFTLVAIGVSLGVLGGYALSRVLASRIYGVTPVDPPTYAAAMVSFTLLAAVASAIPARTATRVDPIETLRQE is encoded by the coding sequence ATGATCATGCGCCTGAAGCAGCTGTTGACGCGTGCGCCCTCTGACAGCGAGCTCGATGAAGAGCTGGAATTTCACATTGCCATGGAGTGCAAGCGACTCGAGCGTGACGGCGTCGCGCCCGCCGAAGCGCGGCGTCTGGCGCGCGTCGCCTTCGGTGGCTACGACCGCGTGGTCGAGGAAACGCGGGATGCGCGGGGCGCTGCCTGGATCGAGAACGCGTGGCGCGATGTTCGTTTCGCCGCGCGAGGTCTGGCGAGGAATCCGGGCTTCACGCTGGTCGCGGTGCTTACGCTGGCGATCGGCATTGGCGCCACGACGGCGGTGTTCTCGCTGGCGAACGTGCTGCTGATCCGGCCCGTGCCGGGCGTACGTGCACCGGACGAACTCGTCGTCGTGCAGCTCTCGCCGGAGCGCGGCCTCATCACGGGAATCTCGCACGCCAACATCGAAGATTTGCGTGCGGGCGCGCCTGCGCTGTCGGGTCTGGCCGGCTACACACCCCGGACAATGCAGGCGCGCGCCTCGGAAGGTGCGCCGTTCGAAGTCGACGCCGCGATCGTCGAGGGCGACTACTTCGAGGTGCTCGGCCTGGAGCCGAGGGAAGGGCGGTGGTTCACGGCTGCCGAGCGGGCTCCGGGCGCTGCCGGCGACGTCGTCGTGATCAGCGAGCGGTTCCGGTCGTCGCGTCTCGGCGGCGCGGAAGGCGTGGTAGGTGACAGGCTGCACCTGAACGCGGCGTCCTATACGATCGTGGGTGTCGCGCCGGCCGGGTTCCACGGAACGGAGCGGACGAGTGCGACGGACGTCTGGCTGCCACCTGCGGCGTACGGCCGCATGTGGCACCGTCCTGTCGATGCATCCGACCGTCGCGCGTCCATTTTCACCGAACTGGTCGGCCGGCTCGCTCCGCGCGCGACGCCCGCGCATGCTGAGCAGCAGCTGCGCGCGATCATGGCAGCGCTCGTCGAGCGGTATCCTGACGTGAATGCGGACTACGTCGAGAACCTGCCGACGGTGTATCCGGGTATCGGCGTGCCCGTGGGCGTGCGGCCGGAGACGACGCGCACGATCCGGCTGTTGTTCGGCATCGTTGCAGTGCTGCTTCTGATCGCGTGTGCGAACGTTGCCAACCTGCTGCTGTTCCGCGGCGTCAGCCGGCGCGGCGAGACCGCAGTGCGGCGCGCACTCGGAGCGTCGGGTACCCGGCTTGCGCAGCAGCACATGGCGGAAGGTCTGCTGCTGTCGCTGCTGGGCGGCGCCGCCGGCGTGGTCGTGGCTGTGGCGCTGAGCGTCGCGTTCCAGGGACAGGGTCTCCCCGGGCTGCCGGCGATCGACAGCATTGCGCTCGACTGGCGCGTGATCACGTTCGCGTTTTCCGGCGCGGTGTTTACGGGCGTTCTGTTCACGCTCGCGCCCGCACTCGGGGCGCTGCGCATGAAGCTGACGGATGCAATGAGCGCGACCGGCCGCTCCGCAAGCGGGGATGGCGCCAGGCTGCGTGGTGCGCTGACGGTCCTGCAGGTCGCCGCGTCGCTGGCACTGCTCGTCGGAGCGCTGCTGCTCGTACGTACGGTGCAGAACCTTCGCGGGGTCGAGCGCGGCCTCGACCCGGAGGCCGTGCTCGCCTACGGCTACGATCCCTCGCCACAGGGTCACGACAGCGAGTCGGCGCGTGTGCTGCGCCGCCGTCTACTCGAAGATGTGGCCGCGCTCCCGGGCATCACGTCTGCAACCATCGCATCGTTCCTGCCGGTACCCGGCGATCGGATGCTTGCCCGGCTCTCCGTACCGGGCAGCGACGACGCGCCCGTCGTGGCTGCGAGCTTCGATGTATCGGCGGAGTACTTCACGACACTCGGTACCAGGATCGTCGCGGGCCGCGCCTTCACAACGGCCGAGCAGTACGATCTTCCGGCGGCGGGCCGGGGTGTCGTGCTCGGTGCCGCGACCGCACGGGCGTTGTTCGGCGATGGCGAAGCTGTCGGCCGCCTCGTCGACGTACATGGCTTCACCGGCACGACGCAGCAGCCCGTCATCGGCGTCGCGGAAGATGTAAGGCTGAACGCGCGCGACGATGTCGTGCCCGCCGTGTATCAGCCGCTCGGTGCAGCGGGGATGTCGCTCGGGTACGTTCTCGTCCGGTCGAGACTGCCACCAGCGCAGACCGAACGAGTAATCGCTGACGCGCTGGAACGCATCGATCCCGGCATCCCGTTGTTTCACGCCGAGTCGCTCGGCGCGGGGTTTCGCCGCGCGATTGCCGAGGAGCGGCTGCTGGCGCGACTGCTCGGTCTGTTCGCGGCACTTGCTGTCGCGCTCGCGGCGATCGGCCTCTATGGTGTTGTAGCTTACGGAGTCGCGCGACGCCGTCGCGAGATCGGCATCCGAATGGCGCTCGGCGCGCAGGCAGCGACGGTTGTCCGAATGGTGGCACGGCAATCGTTCACGCTGGTCGCCATCGGCGTGTCGCTCGGCGTGCTCGGCGGATACGCGCTCTCCCGCGTCCTCGCGAGCCGCATCTACGGGGTGACGCCCGTCGACCCGCCGACGTACGCCGCGGCCATGGTGAGTTTCACGTTGCTGGCCGCGGTCGCCAGCGCGATCCCTGCGCGAACCGCGACGCGCGTCGATCCGATTGAAACGCTGCGACAGGAATAG